Proteins encoded by one window of Megachile rotundata isolate GNS110a chromosome 10, iyMegRotu1, whole genome shotgun sequence:
- the LOC100878959 gene encoding uncharacterized protein LOC100878959 isoform X1 has product MVDRSWRITGSTTTTGTTWLYNITTQGEMSSSGGLGFGVGVAGGPTLAAAQQSQGVAALLVMLAVLCFIFAYCCWGAPFCRSLCRRHCCCRLEDPEPDSRFSNNDQAMVATPTIILLPHGRMLVVDGTIFTQFQTDPTGLDLVELGDSVLRAQRNPRSINRHQLQNSQGSILEMDAETPSKDSLGSVGCFPPPTYESIYGKEESDMPPSYSDILLHRFANLPHEIDMHGFCHDGKEEIEMQSLDGYPHILGNPMNTIPYPYATIANFSSQSFPRRNVSRNPSIISNPLDSYFMDNELELYRMSQDIVPRVFSNANFETLRAYQDETSFHTDNGNEQLHNENGNHCVSDNIRNNERIPANADEISRNTGNELMNTRNLVRSMSRISQESRNNVENMQKENQENGVIFVRLPCAEDHNNGHASHNWYSVANENDRSRMQEDQSNMRNVHSENVQADETNHNTESNSIEYYIRNQSIDESVGRSQGLESESNYSDEETSNFGALADIRESRV; this is encoded by the exons ATGGTGGACAGATCGTGGAGAATCACGGGATCAACAACAACCACGGGGACGACTTGGCTATATAACATCACTACCCAgg GCGAGATGAGCAGCAGCGGAGGGTTAGGATTCGGCGTCGGCGTCGCCGGTGGCCCAACCCTCGCAGCCGCTCAACAAAGCCAAGGGGTAGCTGCTCTTTTAGTGATGCTCGCCGTATTATGTTTCATTTTCGCTTATTGCTGTTGGGGTGCACCGTTCTGCAGATCTTTATGTAGAAGGCACTGCTGTTGTCGGTTAGAAGATCCTGAACCAGATTCGCGATTTAGCAATAACGATCAGGCGATGGTAGCAACACCGACCATTATCCTCTTGCCACATGGTAGAATGCTCGTCGTGGATGGTACAATCTTTACACAATTCCAAACCGATCCAACTG GTTTGGACTTGGTAGAACTCGGCGACAGTGTACTGCGAGCTCAAAGAAATCCACGAAGTATAAATCGACATCAACTACAAAACAGTCAGGGTAGTATTCTAGAGATGGACGCTGAAACACCTAGTAAGGACAGTTTAGGATCCGTTGGATGTTTCCCACCTCCGACTTACGAAAGTATTTATGGAAAGGAAGAGTCAGACATGCCACCATCATATTccgatattttattacatag GTTCGCCAATCTTCCTCACGAGATAGACATGCATGGTTTCTGTCACGACGGAAAAGAGGAAATTGAAATGCAGAGTCTAGACGGATATCCGCATATACTAGGCAATCCTATGAACACGATACCGTACCCTTACGCGACAATAGCAAATTTTTCGAGTCAAAGTTTTCCACGAAGAAACGTCTCGAGGAATCCGTCGATCATTAGCAACCCTCTCGATAGCTATTTCATGGATAACGAGTTAGAGTTGTACAGGATGAGTCAGGATATCGTGCCTCGAGTGTTCAGTaatgcaaattttgaaactctcaGAGCTTACCAAGATGAGACCTCGTTTCATACGGATAATGGCAATGAACAATTGCATAACGAAAATGGGAACCATTGTGTGTCGGATAATATTCGAAATAACGAAAGAATACCTGCGAATGCCGATGAGATTTCGCGAAATACAGGAAACGAATTGATGAATACAAGGAATCTTGTTCGTAGCATGTCGAGGATCAGCCAAGAAAGTAGAAATAACGTGGAAAATATGCAAAAAGAGAATCAAGAGAACGGTGTGATTTTTGTTCGATTACCTTGTGCAGAGGATCACAATAATGGTCACGCGTCACATAATTGGTACTCTGTCGCGAATGAGAACGACAGATCGAGAATGCAAGAAGATCAATCAAATATGAGAAATGTACATTCCGAGAACGTACAAGCGGACGAAACTAATCATAACACGGAATCTAACTCGATAGAATATTATATTAGAAACCAAAGCATCGATGAATCTGTTGGGAGATCCCAGGGACTGGAATCTGAATCCAATTACTCGGACGAGGAGACTAGTAATTTCGGGGCTCTTGCTGATATCCGTGAAAGTCGAGTATAA
- the LOC100878959 gene encoding uncharacterized protein LOC100878959 isoform X2: MSSSGGLGFGVGVAGGPTLAAAQQSQGVAALLVMLAVLCFIFAYCCWGAPFCRSLCRRHCCCRLEDPEPDSRFSNNDQAMVATPTIILLPHGRMLVVDGTIFTQFQTDPTGLDLVELGDSVLRAQRNPRSINRHQLQNSQGSILEMDAETPSKDSLGSVGCFPPPTYESIYGKEESDMPPSYSDILLHRFANLPHEIDMHGFCHDGKEEIEMQSLDGYPHILGNPMNTIPYPYATIANFSSQSFPRRNVSRNPSIISNPLDSYFMDNELELYRMSQDIVPRVFSNANFETLRAYQDETSFHTDNGNEQLHNENGNHCVSDNIRNNERIPANADEISRNTGNELMNTRNLVRSMSRISQESRNNVENMQKENQENGVIFVRLPCAEDHNNGHASHNWYSVANENDRSRMQEDQSNMRNVHSENVQADETNHNTESNSIEYYIRNQSIDESVGRSQGLESESNYSDEETSNFGALADIRESRV, encoded by the exons ATGAGCAGCAGCGGAGGGTTAGGATTCGGCGTCGGCGTCGCCGGTGGCCCAACCCTCGCAGCCGCTCAACAAAGCCAAGGGGTAGCTGCTCTTTTAGTGATGCTCGCCGTATTATGTTTCATTTTCGCTTATTGCTGTTGGGGTGCACCGTTCTGCAGATCTTTATGTAGAAGGCACTGCTGTTGTCGGTTAGAAGATCCTGAACCAGATTCGCGATTTAGCAATAACGATCAGGCGATGGTAGCAACACCGACCATTATCCTCTTGCCACATGGTAGAATGCTCGTCGTGGATGGTACAATCTTTACACAATTCCAAACCGATCCAACTG GTTTGGACTTGGTAGAACTCGGCGACAGTGTACTGCGAGCTCAAAGAAATCCACGAAGTATAAATCGACATCAACTACAAAACAGTCAGGGTAGTATTCTAGAGATGGACGCTGAAACACCTAGTAAGGACAGTTTAGGATCCGTTGGATGTTTCCCACCTCCGACTTACGAAAGTATTTATGGAAAGGAAGAGTCAGACATGCCACCATCATATTccgatattttattacatag GTTCGCCAATCTTCCTCACGAGATAGACATGCATGGTTTCTGTCACGACGGAAAAGAGGAAATTGAAATGCAGAGTCTAGACGGATATCCGCATATACTAGGCAATCCTATGAACACGATACCGTACCCTTACGCGACAATAGCAAATTTTTCGAGTCAAAGTTTTCCACGAAGAAACGTCTCGAGGAATCCGTCGATCATTAGCAACCCTCTCGATAGCTATTTCATGGATAACGAGTTAGAGTTGTACAGGATGAGTCAGGATATCGTGCCTCGAGTGTTCAGTaatgcaaattttgaaactctcaGAGCTTACCAAGATGAGACCTCGTTTCATACGGATAATGGCAATGAACAATTGCATAACGAAAATGGGAACCATTGTGTGTCGGATAATATTCGAAATAACGAAAGAATACCTGCGAATGCCGATGAGATTTCGCGAAATACAGGAAACGAATTGATGAATACAAGGAATCTTGTTCGTAGCATGTCGAGGATCAGCCAAGAAAGTAGAAATAACGTGGAAAATATGCAAAAAGAGAATCAAGAGAACGGTGTGATTTTTGTTCGATTACCTTGTGCAGAGGATCACAATAATGGTCACGCGTCACATAATTGGTACTCTGTCGCGAATGAGAACGACAGATCGAGAATGCAAGAAGATCAATCAAATATGAGAAATGTACATTCCGAGAACGTACAAGCGGACGAAACTAATCATAACACGGAATCTAACTCGATAGAATATTATATTAGAAACCAAAGCATCGATGAATCTGTTGGGAGATCCCAGGGACTGGAATCTGAATCCAATTACTCGGACGAGGAGACTAGTAATTTCGGGGCTCTTGCTGATATCCGTGAAAGTCGAGTATAA